The segment GTAGCGGGGCGCGATGTCCACGGGGACGTCCTTCAGGCGCTCGAGCACCTTGGCCACCGGGGGGCGCACCACGCCCATCTTCGCCAGGAGCGCCTCGGCGGCCTTGCGGTCGCCCCGGCCCTGGATCTCCATGAGCTGCTTCGTCAGCGACGTGACGGACTGCTTCATCTTCGCCGGCACCACGGAGAAGGTGCCGTCCGCGTTGACCTTCACCGCGCCCGTGTCGAGGAAGTGGTTGAGCTGCAGCGCCACGCCCTTGCCGTGCGCCTCGTCCGTGCCGAAGCGGATGGAGCGGAACGCGGACGCCAGGAACGTGGTGTACATGGTGCGGCCCATCGCCTTGTCGATGACGCCGGTATCCATCAGCCGCTGCAGCGCCCACAGGCCGGAGATGTCCGCCTTGGCCTCCTCCAGCGCGCTGGACGCCACCTGGAGCGCCTGGCGCACCGTCGTCTCCTTGCCGCCCACGGTGATGTTGTGGGGCCCCAGGCCGTGCATCAGCTCGTGCATGAGGATGTGCGTGAAGAAGGCGTCGAAGGCCACGTCCTTCTGGTCCTGCGCGGACAGGGCGACCTTCGCGATGGGCAGCAGCACGCGCTCGAACTTGGCCTCCTGCACGTTCTTCAACATGACGCGCTTGGAGCCCATGGCCTCCGTGACGCGCTCGTCGTTGGGCAGGTTGTACGCGGCCGTCTGCACGCCCCGGTTCGCGTCGCCGGCGGAGAACAGGCTGTTGACGACGCGGATGGGCGCCAGCGCGCCCAGCTTGGGGTTGCGCAGCTTCGCGTCGATGGGGAGGTGGTTCTCCAGGTCCTGGAGGTGGTCGCTGAACTTCGCCAGCTTCGCCGTCTCCGCGTCGTCACGCAGGCCCACGAAGGCCTCGAAGGCGGCCTTGTAGTTGAACCAGCCGTCCTCGTAGACCTCGTAGGGCCCCACGGTGGGCTCGATGCTCGCGTCCAGCTTCATCCACGCCACCTCGCTGGCGTAGTAGTCGTTGGACAGGAACGCGTCCGCGCGCGCGGTGAGGAACGCCTTGAGCGTGGGCTGCGTCGTCAGCGCCGCGGCCTCGCGGAACAGCGCGGCGGCCTCCGCCAGCTCGCCCTGGTACTCCACGCTGTACGGCACGGAGATGAACTTGCCGTCCGTGCCCCGGCGGATGGTGGTGTAGAAGCCCGTGGCCTCCTTCTGCTGCGCCTCCGGCAGCGACTTCACCCACGCCTCCACCTGCTCCTTGGTGGCGCCGGCCGGATAGAAGTTGCCCGCCTCCGGGCGCTCCGGCACGCCGGGCATGAACGGCCTGCCCTCGTCGAGGCTCAGCCACGGCCCCTTGTCCGTGACGAACGCGTGCAGGCGCGCGCGCCCCAGCGGCGTCTCGTCCTGGACCAGGTCCAGCAGCAGCGTGGGGCCACCGGCCCAGCGCTGCCGGAGGAACAGCGCGTCCATGATCTGCGACGCCTCGACGATGCGCGCCAGCGCCTGACGCTCGTTGGCGGGCAGCGCCTTCACATCCACGCGCAGCTCCACCGGCGCGAAGCGGGCGGTGAGCTTCTGCAGCGCGGCGGCGTCGGGGAACGAGGCGGGGGCCTGCTCCGCGGCGACCGCGGAGCCGGACAGCAGGGCCGCCCCGAACAGGGACAGGAGGGTTCGGTTCATGACCCCTCCCTACTCCAACCCCGCGCGCCCTCCCAGCGCGGCGTCGCTCGCGTACACGCCAGAACATTTCAACCAGGACGGTCCCCGAAGCCCGGGCGCGACGCGCGTCGGTGGGGGCTGACAACATGCGCCAGCCTGGATTTCCCCAGGTTTCCTGGAGCACTGAGAATGACGAACCGAATCCCTCTCCTGTCCCGTTGGCGCGCCGTGGTGTCCCTCCTGGCGGGGTTCGCCGTATGCCTTTCGGCCCCGGCCGCGCGGGCGGCGGACGAGGTCCGGCTGCTCGAGGCGGTGAGCACGCAGAGCAGCTACCATGGGCAGACGTGGCAGGACGTCACGTACCTCGTGGTGGTGAAGAACCTCGCCTATGACAAGCAGGTCGCCATCCACCACAAGCAGCCGGACGGCACGTGGGCGGACCTGGCGCTGGGCTACTTCGGGCCCGCGGGCGACGGCGCGGAGCTGTGGAAGGCGACGCGGCAGTATCAGAGCTGGGGCACGGACCCGCAGCCCACGCGCGACCTGGAGTTCGTGGCGAAGTACACGGTGAATGGCCAGACGTATTGGGACAACAACGGCGGGGCCAACTACACCCTGGGGCGCTTCGACGGGCCGCTGCTGACGCGGGAGAACGTGCTGGTGGCGGGCAGCTACTGGCAGGCCAGCGGCGACGTGGACATCAACATCGACGTGAGGAACCTGGCCTACGCCAAGAGCGTCACCGTCGTGTACAGCACGGACGGGTGGGCCACGACGAACCAGGTCGCGGCCTCGTTCGTGCCCGGCTACACGGTGGGCTACGCCTACGTCTCCAGCCCCAACGTCCAGGGCGTGGAGCGCTGGTTCGCCCGGATTCCGGCCGTCACGAGCGGCGCGCTGCGCTACTACGTGCGTTACGAGGTGAACGGACAGACGTACTGGGACAGCAACTTCGGCTACAACTACCCGCCCATCTACCCTCCCCTCTAACCCCCCGAGGGGGAGCCCGGGGGCCCGGCCGGCGCGGGTCCGCCCCTCCGGCGTGCTTCCGGGCCCCCTCCCCTCGACAAGTCCCGGGACATGGTTATGGGAGACGACGCGAGGCGCCCACGGTGCGCCCGGAGGCCATTGCCACATGTCCGTCGACCACGCCCCCCAGCGGGAAACCCATGCCTTCCAGGCGGAGATCAACCAGCTCCTGAGCCTGGTCATCAACTCGCTCTACAGCCACAAGGAGATCTTCCTGCGTGAGCTGGTGTCGAACGCGTCCGACGCGCTCGACAAGCTGCGCTTCCGTGCCATCACCGAGCCGGAGCTGCTGTCCGACGCGCCGGAGCTGGAGCTGCGCATCATCCCGGACGCGCGGAAGGGCACGCTCACCATCGAGGACACCGGCATCGGCATGAGCCACGACGAGCTGGTGAAGAACCTGGGCACCATCGCCCACTCCGGCTCGCGCGAGTTCCTCCAGCAGGCGGCCCAGAAGGGCCAGAAGGACGTGCAGCTCATCGGCCAGTTCGGCGTGGGCTTCTACAGCGCTTACCTCGTCGCGGACCGGGTCGAGGTGGTCAGCCGCGCCGCCGGCAAGGACACCCCGGCGTTCCGCTGGACGTCGGAGGCGCACGGCACCTTCACCGTGGAGCCCGCCGAGCGCGCCGCCCGGGGCACCGCCGTCATCCTCCACCTCAAGGCGGACCAGAAGGAGTTCCTGGAGGAGTACCGCCTGCGCTCGCTCATCACCCAGTACTCCGACTACGTCGGCCACCCCATCAAGCTCCAGGTGGAGAAGCACACCGGCACGGGCGACGACGCGAAGACGGAGACGGCGCTGGAGGTGGTGAACAAGGCCAGCGCGCTGTGGCAGCGCGCGAAGTCCGACGTCACCGACGAGCAGTACCAGGAGTTCTACAAGCACCTGACGCACGACTGGGAGCCGCCGCTGGCGTGGACGCACTTCAAGGCGGACGGCAACCAGCAGTTCACCGGGCTGCTCTTCGTCCCCAAGCACCCGCCGTTCGACCTGGACTCGCAGCAGCAGCGCGGGGTGCGGCTGTTCGTCAAGCGCGTGTTCATCATGGACCGCTGCGAGGACCTGGTGCCGCAGTGGCTGCGCTTCGTGCGTGGCGTCATCGACTCGGATGACCTGCCGCTCAACGTGTCGCGCGAGCTGCTCCAGGACTCGCAGGTGGTGCGCGCCATCCGCAAGCACGTGGTGAAGAAGTCGCTCGACCTGCTGGAGAAGCTGGCCAAGGACAAGCCCGAGGACTACACGACGTTCTGGAAGGCCTTCGGCACCGTGCTGAAGGAGGGCCTGGCCACCGAGGCGGAGCAGAAGGAGAAGCTGGGCGCGCTGTTGCGCTACGAGAGCACGCACGGCGAGGGCCTCACGTCGCTGGCCGACTACGTGTCGCGCATGAAGGAGGGCCAGGAGGCCCTCTATTACGTGTACGGCGAGTCCCGGAAGGCGGTGGAGGACGGCCCCCACCTGGAGGCGCTCAAGCAGCGCGGCTACGAGGTCCTCTTCATGACGGACCCGGTGGACGAGTGGGCGGCGCAGGGCCTGCGGGAGTTCCAGGGCAAGCCCCTGGTCTCCGCGCTCCAGGCGGACCTGAAGCTGCAGTCGACGGACGAGCAGAAGAAGGAGCAGGAGCAGCGCGCCGAGGGCCTCAAGGGGCTGACGTCGAGGATGAAGGACGTGCTCCAGGCGTCCGTGCGCGAGGTGCGCGTGTCGGACCGGCTCACCGACTCGCCGGTGTGCCTCGTGGTGCCCGAGGGCGGCTCGCCCGCGTACCTGGAGCGGCTGCTGCAGC is part of the Myxococcus stipitatus genome and harbors:
- a CDS encoding CBM21 domain-containing protein, with translation MTNRIPLLSRWRAVVSLLAGFAVCLSAPAARAADEVRLLEAVSTQSSYHGQTWQDVTYLVVVKNLAYDKQVAIHHKQPDGTWADLALGYFGPAGDGAELWKATRQYQSWGTDPQPTRDLEFVAKYTVNGQTYWDNNGGANYTLGRFDGPLLTRENVLVAGSYWQASGDVDINIDVRNLAYAKSVTVVYSTDGWATTNQVAASFVPGYTVGYAYVSSPNVQGVERWFARIPAVTSGALRYYVRYEVNGQTYWDSNFGYNYPPIYPPL
- a CDS encoding dipeptidyl-peptidase 3 family protein — encoded protein: MNRTLLSLFGAALLSGSAVAAEQAPASFPDAAALQKLTARFAPVELRVDVKALPANERQALARIVEASQIMDALFLRQRWAGGPTLLLDLVQDETPLGRARLHAFVTDKGPWLSLDEGRPFMPGVPERPEAGNFYPAGATKEQVEAWVKSLPEAQQKEATGFYTTIRRGTDGKFISVPYSVEYQGELAEAAALFREAAALTTQPTLKAFLTARADAFLSNDYYASEVAWMKLDASIEPTVGPYEVYEDGWFNYKAAFEAFVGLRDDAETAKLAKFSDHLQDLENHLPIDAKLRNPKLGALAPIRVVNSLFSAGDANRGVQTAAYNLPNDERVTEAMGSKRVMLKNVQEAKFERVLLPIAKVALSAQDQKDVAFDAFFTHILMHELMHGLGPHNITVGGKETTVRQALQVASSALEEAKADISGLWALQRLMDTGVIDKAMGRTMYTTFLASAFRSIRFGTDEAHGKGVALQLNHFLDTGAVKVNADGTFSVVPAKMKQSVTSLTKQLMEIQGRGDRKAAEALLAKMGVVRPPVAKVLERLKDVPVDIAPRYVTAEELVRESPAPTTAPGVRK
- the htpG gene encoding molecular chaperone HtpG; its protein translation is MSVDHAPQRETHAFQAEINQLLSLVINSLYSHKEIFLRELVSNASDALDKLRFRAITEPELLSDAPELELRIIPDARKGTLTIEDTGIGMSHDELVKNLGTIAHSGSREFLQQAAQKGQKDVQLIGQFGVGFYSAYLVADRVEVVSRAAGKDTPAFRWTSEAHGTFTVEPAERAARGTAVILHLKADQKEFLEEYRLRSLITQYSDYVGHPIKLQVEKHTGTGDDAKTETALEVVNKASALWQRAKSDVTDEQYQEFYKHLTHDWEPPLAWTHFKADGNQQFTGLLFVPKHPPFDLDSQQQRGVRLFVKRVFIMDRCEDLVPQWLRFVRGVIDSDDLPLNVSRELLQDSQVVRAIRKHVVKKSLDLLEKLAKDKPEDYTTFWKAFGTVLKEGLATEAEQKEKLGALLRYESTHGEGLTSLADYVSRMKEGQEALYYVYGESRKAVEDGPHLEALKQRGYEVLFMTDPVDEWAAQGLREFQGKPLVSALQADLKLQSTDEQKKEQEQRAEGLKGLTSRMKDVLQASVREVRVSDRLTDSPVCLVVPEGGSPAYLERLLQQRGKAMPRMKRILEVNPRHPVIEHLKTLHEANPAEAQVSEWIELLHDQALLTEGSTIADPNRFARRMTTLLTQVAGLAAKAPVPEAKATQPAASAS